One genomic segment of Candidatus Fukatsuia endosymbiont of Tuberolachnus salignus includes these proteins:
- the lpxM gene encoding lauroyl-Kdo(2)-lipid IV(A) myristoyltransferase (LpxM is lauroyl-Kdo(2)-lipid IV(A) myristoyltransferase, an enzyme characterized in Escherichia coli and involved in biosynthesis of the form of lipid A found in that species and some closely related species.), whose protein sequence is MCKEKKQYKKKSTNSGFTPRFRKAFLHPRYWAIWFGIGLLAVLAYVPAKIRDPFWASVGRFVGKLAKGARRRARINLLYCMPQLNEKQREQLIDNMFATAAQPMVMLAELYFRGTQSLRSRVHWHGREVLDDVQQQGRNIIFLVPHAWVIDIPAMLLAAEGKPIAVVFHHQRNLLIDYLWNKARSRFGGRLHAREKGIKPFISSVRQGFWGHYSPDEDYGADQSEFVDFFATYKATLPAIGSLMKVCQAAIVPMFPVYDYDKHRLDVYIHPPMNDLAQADNHYIARRMNEEIEALVSPYPEQYTWILKLIKTRRQGEIDPYAREDL, encoded by the coding sequence ATGTGTAAAGAAAAAAAACAATATAAAAAGAAGAGCACGAACTCAGGTTTCACTCCGCGCTTTCGAAAAGCATTTCTGCATCCCCGCTATTGGGCGATTTGGTTTGGTATTGGGTTGCTTGCTGTCCTAGCTTATGTCCCCGCCAAAATACGTGACCCATTTTGGGCAAGTGTTGGCCGCTTCGTCGGTAAATTAGCTAAAGGTGCGCGTCGGCGGGCACGTATTAACCTTCTCTATTGCATGCCCCAACTGAATGAAAAACAACGTGAACAGCTGATCGATAACATGTTTGCTACTGCGGCACAGCCCATGGTAATGCTGGCTGAATTGTATTTTCGAGGCACTCAATCGTTGCGTTCACGCGTACATTGGCATGGTAGGGAAGTATTGGATGATGTGCAGCAGCAAGGGCGTAACATCATTTTTCTGGTTCCTCACGCCTGGGTAATAGATATCCCAGCGATGTTACTGGCTGCTGAAGGTAAACCTATTGCTGTGGTTTTTCATCATCAACGTAACCTGCTTATCGATTACTTATGGAACAAGGCCAGATCACGTTTTGGCGGTCGTCTCCATGCACGAGAGAAAGGTATTAAACCTTTTATCTCCTCGGTACGTCAGGGATTTTGGGGGCATTATTCTCCGGACGAGGATTATGGCGCTGATCAAAGCGAATTCGTTGATTTTTTTGCCACTTATAAAGCGACGTTGCCGGCTATTGGTTCTTTAATGAAAGTATGCCAGGCAGCCATTGTGCCGATGTTCCCTGTATACGATTATGATAAACACCGTTTGGATGTTTATATCCATCCTCCGATGAATGATTTAGCACAAGCAGATAACCACTATATTGCTCGTAGGATGAATGAAGAGATTGAAGCATTAGTCAGCCCATACCCAGAACAGTACACCTGGATACTTAAATTAATTAAAACTCGTAGGCAGGGCGAGATAGATCCTTACGCACGTGAGGATCTATAG
- a CDS encoding ATP-dependent DNA helicase, translated as MIDDFTTDGALARAITGFNPRGSQRQMAQAISKVIDTKQQLVVEAGTGTGKTFAYLAPALRANCKVVISTGSKALQDQLYGRDLPTVAGAVNFKGRLALLKGRSNYLCLERLDQQSLAGGEQTKNTLKDLAHLRRWSSKTRDGDVSTCSQVSEDSLVWPLVTSTNDNCLGGDCPRYQDCFVVKARRRAIDADIIVVNHHLFMADMVVKESGFAELIPRADVIIFDEAHQLPDIASQYFGQQLTSRQLMDLAKDIIIAYRTEVRDVVQLQKSADSLVRRTQDFRLALGNPDSQGSFLGNLRGNLRDLLQQTPIQQALLLLDDALELCYEVSKLSLGRSAILDAAFERITLYRHRLKRLNEVSTPGFSYWYECSSRHFVLALTPLSIADRFHELIAEKPASWIFTSATLSVNEQLEHFTQRLGLMQAQTLLLPSPFDYAHQALLCVPRDLPSPNQPGAAKRLVVMLQPLIEANQGRCFFLCTSYQMMRELAEAFRANMDLPVFVQGETSKGQLLAEFVTTGNALLVATTSFWEGVDVRGDTLSCVIIDKLPFTTPDDPLLKARIEDCRLRGGDPFNEVQLPDAVIMLKQGVGRLIRDINDYGVLIICDNRLVMRPYGEVFLKSLPPTPRTRDLTIAIDFLKARID; from the coding sequence GTGATAGACGATTTTACAACAGATGGCGCGTTAGCACGGGCGATCACTGGTTTTAATCCGCGGGGATCTCAGCGGCAGATGGCACAAGCGATAAGTAAAGTCATTGATACTAAACAACAGTTGGTGGTAGAGGCTGGTACTGGAACGGGGAAAACTTTTGCTTATTTGGCACCGGCGCTACGGGCGAATTGTAAAGTTGTCATCTCTACCGGTTCAAAAGCATTACAGGATCAGCTATATGGACGGGATCTTCCTACCGTTGCTGGTGCGGTAAATTTTAAAGGTCGATTGGCGTTATTGAAAGGGCGATCAAATTACCTTTGTCTGGAGCGTTTAGACCAACAATCACTTGCGGGCGGCGAGCAAACAAAGAATACGCTGAAAGATTTGGCACATTTGCGTCGTTGGTCGTCGAAAACACGGGATGGAGATGTTAGCACCTGCTCTCAAGTCTCAGAAGATAGCCTTGTCTGGCCGTTAGTCACCAGCACCAATGATAACTGTTTAGGCGGTGACTGCCCAAGGTACCAGGATTGTTTCGTTGTCAAAGCGCGACGCAGAGCGATAGACGCTGATATCATTGTGGTCAATCACCATCTGTTTATGGCTGATATGGTGGTGAAAGAAAGTGGCTTTGCCGAACTTATCCCCCGTGCTGATGTGATTATTTTTGATGAGGCTCATCAACTCCCTGATATTGCTAGCCAATACTTCGGTCAACAATTAACTAGCCGCCAATTAATGGATCTGGCAAAGGATATCATTATTGCCTATCGTACCGAAGTGAGGGATGTAGTACAGCTGCAGAAGAGTGCTGATAGTTTGGTTCGGCGTACACAGGATTTTCGTTTGGCACTTGGAAACCCTGATTCTCAGGGTAGCTTTCTCGGTAATTTACGCGGTAATTTACGTGATTTATTACAACAAACACCGATCCAACAGGCGTTGTTATTATTAGATGATGCACTGGAACTCTGTTATGAGGTGAGTAAATTATCCCTTGGGCGTTCCGCTATACTTGATGCGGCTTTCGAGCGCATAACCCTGTACCGTCATCGGTTGAAACGGCTCAACGAAGTGAGTACCCCTGGTTTTAGTTATTGGTATGAATGTAGTTCACGTCACTTTGTACTAGCACTGACGCCGCTTTCCATTGCGGATCGTTTTCATGAATTAATCGCGGAAAAACCGGCTAGCTGGATTTTTACCTCTGCCACATTATCGGTTAATGAACAACTGGAGCATTTCACTCAGCGTCTTGGTTTGATGCAAGCACAAACCCTGTTACTGCCGAGTCCATTCGACTATGCACATCAAGCGTTACTCTGCGTACCGCGTGATCTTCCATCACCTAATCAACCCGGTGCGGCAAAAAGATTAGTTGTTATGCTTCAACCCTTGATTGAAGCTAATCAAGGACGTTGCTTTTTTTTATGTACCTCATACCAGATGATGCGAGAGCTAGCAGAAGCGTTCCGTGCCAACATGGATCTGCCCGTGTTCGTGCAAGGAGAAACCAGTAAAGGGCAGTTGTTAGCCGAATTCGTCACTACGGGCAATGCATTGTTAGTGGCGACTACCAGTTTTTGGGAAGGGGTCGATGTACGCGGTGATACATTATCCTGCGTTATTATCGACAAATTGCCTTTTACTACCCCTGATGATCCGTTATTAAAAGCCAGAATTGAGGATTGTCGTTTACGTGGTGGTGATCCCTTTAATGAGGTTCAACTGCCTGATGCGGTTATTATGCTAAAACAAGGCGTTGGGCGTTTAATCCGTGATATTAATGACTACGGCGTATTAATCATTTGTGACAATCGATTGGTGATGCGTCCCTATGGGGAAGTATTTCTTAAGAGTTTGCCCCCGACGCCGCGTACTCGCGATTTAACCATTGCGATTGATTTCCTCAAAGCACGCATAGATTAA
- a CDS encoding IS630 family transposase: MKIELTADQKITLEAQHRQSHDRRVCDRIRCVLLSADGWTPPMIAHSQLINETTVRRHLTDYHKLNKLKPENGGSDGYLNAEQTTSLVEHLTQPLYHHNHQIVAYIAGRWNITFTVSGLYKGLKQHGFSYKKPKGVPHKFAVEKQQQFIKTYSELKDAAGNDPILFIDAVHPTQATKISYGWIRKGQDKTIETTGSRTRLNIMGALNIQNVANPIIRDDETINSENVVHFLSAIRAHYPITTTAHVILEGAGYHRSQLVQDAALTLNIQLHYLPPYSPNLNPIERLWKVMNEQTRNNRYYPSKQSFKNDILNFFEVKLPQMASSLVSRLNDNFQALNPAS, encoded by the coding sequence ATGAAAATAGAGCTGACTGCTGACCAGAAAATTACCCTCGAAGCCCAACATCGTCAAAGCCATGACCGCCGTGTCTGTGACAGGATCCGGTGTGTTTTGTTGTCCGCAGACGGCTGGACTCCCCCTATGATTGCTCACTCACAGCTCATTAATGAAACCACGGTGCGGCGCCACCTTACAGACTATCATAAACTCAACAAGCTCAAGCCTGAAAATGGCGGCTCCGATGGCTATCTCAATGCGGAACAGACCACGTCGCTGGTTGAACATCTCACCCAGCCGCTCTACCACCACAATCACCAAATTGTGGCGTATATCGCTGGACGCTGGAACATCACCTTTACCGTATCAGGTCTGTATAAAGGGTTGAAGCAGCATGGCTTTAGCTATAAAAAGCCGAAAGGTGTTCCGCATAAATTTGCCGTTGAGAAACAGCAGCAATTTATAAAGACCTACAGCGAATTGAAAGACGCCGCGGGTAATGACCCCATACTGTTTATTGATGCCGTTCATCCGACACAAGCCACCAAAATAAGCTACGGCTGGATACGAAAAGGCCAGGATAAAACGATAGAGACCACCGGGAGCAGAACGCGGTTGAATATCATGGGAGCCTTGAACATCCAGAATGTGGCTAACCCCATAATCCGTGATGATGAGACGATTAACAGCGAAAATGTGGTTCACTTCCTGTCTGCCATTCGCGCGCATTATCCCATCACGACAACGGCACATGTGATCCTCGAGGGTGCAGGCTATCACCGTTCACAGCTTGTGCAAGACGCCGCGCTTACGTTGAATATCCAGCTTCATTACCTTCCGCCGTATAGCCCGAATCTAAACCCGATAGAGCGATTGTGGAAGGTGATGAATGAGCAAACACGAAACAATAGATATTACCCATCTAAACAGAGTTTTAAGAACGATATCTTAAACTTCTTTGAAGTGAAGCTACCACAAATGGCAAGTTCTCTGGTATCTCGCTTAAACGATAATTTCCAGGCGCTAAATCCTGCATCTTGA
- the tsaB gene encoding tRNA (adenosine(37)-N6)-threonylcarbamoyltransferase complex dimerization subunit type 1 TsaB — MSVRILAIDTATEACSVALWNDGEICTLFEVCPRKHTQRILPMIQQVLADSELSLHQLDALAFGRGPGSFTGVRIGIGIGQGLALGTDLPMIGVSTLQTLAQGAWRQSGAQQVLAAIDARMGEIYWGQFTQSASGYWLGTDSEAVITPQQALLCSQSLAGHWVTVGTGWQTYPDLIADSGVILSTGQLTLPRAEDMLPLALQSWYDGDVIKVEQAEPIYLRNEVTWKKLNRF, encoded by the coding sequence ATGTCGGTGCGAATTTTAGCGATTGATACGGCAACAGAGGCTTGTTCTGTCGCCCTTTGGAATGACGGTGAAATTTGTACCTTATTTGAGGTTTGTCCTCGCAAGCACACACAACGTATTTTACCTATGATACAACAGGTTCTAGCTGACTCAGAACTCTCTCTTCATCAATTGGATGCGTTAGCCTTTGGGCGTGGTCCTGGCAGTTTTACCGGTGTGCGTATCGGTATTGGCATTGGGCAAGGGCTAGCATTAGGCACTGATTTGCCGATGATTGGTGTCTCAACTTTACAAACTTTAGCTCAAGGCGCATGGCGGCAGAGTGGAGCGCAGCAAGTATTAGCAGCGATTGATGCCCGTATGGGTGAGATTTATTGGGGGCAATTTACGCAAAGTGCCTCTGGTTACTGGCTGGGAACAGATAGCGAGGCAGTTATCACACCTCAACAGGCTTTATTGTGTTCACAGTCGTTGGCAGGTCATTGGGTTACTGTGGGGACGGGTTGGCAAACCTATCCTGATTTGATTGCCGACAGCGGAGTGATCTTGTCGACGGGGCAATTAACATTACCACGGGCGGAAGATATGTTACCGCTCGCGTTACAATCGTGGTACGACGGAGATGTTATCAAAGTTGAACAAGCTGAACCGATCTACTTACGCAATGAAGTAACGTGGAAAAAATTAAATAGATTTTGA
- a CDS encoding Slp family lipoprotein yields the protein MLLVGCVNVPKVLEGTTRTPQQNLNVIKMTPQAFIGQEARFGGTVVSVVNEPKRTRLEITSVPLDSGAKPILGEASQGRIIAYVNAFLEPVDFQGRLVTVIGSVAGIEKGKIGKVPYDFVVINVNGYKRWYLAEQIVMPPALMDPWGLRGYPNWGWYNNQTAQIQTIVTE from the coding sequence ATGTTGCTGGTGGGGTGTGTGAATGTACCTAAAGTGCTAGAAGGCACCACCAGGACACCACAACAAAATCTGAATGTAATAAAAATGACCCCTCAGGCGTTTATCGGGCAAGAAGCCCGCTTCGGGGGGACTGTTGTGAGTGTTGTCAATGAGCCGAAACGGACGCGTTTGGAAATTACCAGCGTTCCTCTGGATAGCGGTGCCAAACCGATTTTAGGTGAAGCGTCTCAAGGGAGGATTATTGCTTATGTTAATGCGTTTCTTGAACCTGTAGATTTTCAAGGGCGTTTAGTCACGGTTATTGGATCCGTTGCCGGCATTGAAAAGGGTAAAATCGGCAAAGTTCCCTATGATTTCGTAGTGATTAATGTTAACGGTTATAAGCGTTGGTATCTGGCGGAGCAAATCGTTATGCCACCGGCGCTAATGGATCCCTGGGGCTTGCGTGGTTATCCCAATTGGGGATGGTACAATAACCAGACTGCACAAATACAGACTATCGTTACCGAGTAA
- the fadD gene encoding long-chain-fatty-acid--CoA ligase FadD, whose translation MEEIWLKRYPVDVPAEINPDRYASLPEMFENAVLAYADKVAFINKGEAMTFHQLEEHSRAFAAYLQQELGLKKGDRVALMMPNLLQYPIALFGILRAGMIVVNVNPLYTSPELQHQLNDSGATAIVIVANFARTLEKVIGYSQIRHVILTHVGDQFSVAKKIVVNFVLQYIKRQIPQYHLPGAVPFGTALRKGQQLQYVKPDIINTDVAFLQYTGGTSGLAKGVMLTHRNMLSNLEQVKASYGSLLQSGQELVVTALPLYHVFALTINCLLFIERGGKNLLITSPRDISAMVKELSRYPFSAITGVHTLFNTLLNHAAFKKLDFSTLRFSVSGGMPGQKTLAEQWQRLTGQHLNEGYGLTECSPLVTSNPHDLKTYSGSVGIPVPSTEIRLLNSKGKSALLGEPGELWVRGPQVMLGYWRQYAATQQVLQDGWLATGDIATMDDQGFLRIVDRKKDMILVSGFNVYPNEIERVVAMHPKVLESAVVGVPNHISGERVKIFVVRKDSRLSKDELLAHCRRYLTGYKVPRIVVFRAQLPKSNLGKILRRELRNERE comes from the coding sequence GTGGAAGAAATATGGTTAAAACGTTATCCCGTTGACGTGCCAGCAGAGATTAACCCGGATCGTTATGCGTCTTTGCCAGAGATGTTCGAGAATGCAGTATTAGCTTATGCAGACAAAGTTGCCTTTATTAATAAAGGTGAGGCGATGACTTTCCACCAGTTGGAAGAGCATAGCCGTGCTTTTGCTGCCTACTTGCAACAGGAATTGGGTTTAAAAAAGGGCGACCGGGTTGCTCTAATGATGCCAAACCTGTTGCAGTATCCCATCGCACTGTTTGGCATTTTACGGGCTGGCATGATAGTCGTGAATGTCAATCCCCTCTATACATCACCTGAATTGCAACATCAACTCAACGATAGCGGTGCAACGGCGATCGTGATTGTGGCTAATTTTGCCCGTACTTTAGAAAAAGTTATTGGCTACAGCCAGATAAGGCATGTCATTTTGACGCATGTGGGGGATCAATTTTCAGTCGCCAAGAAGATTGTAGTGAATTTTGTGCTGCAATATATCAAACGGCAGATACCCCAATATCACTTGCCTGGTGCCGTCCCCTTTGGTACTGCGTTGCGCAAAGGGCAACAACTACAATATGTGAAACCAGATATCATCAACACTGATGTGGCGTTTTTACAATACACCGGTGGCACGAGCGGATTGGCTAAAGGCGTCATGTTAACTCATCGCAATATGTTGTCTAATCTTGAGCAAGTAAAAGCATCCTACGGATCATTACTGCAATCAGGGCAGGAATTGGTCGTTACCGCTTTGCCGCTTTATCATGTTTTTGCTTTGACCATTAATTGCTTATTATTTATCGAACGAGGTGGAAAAAATTTATTGATCACCAGCCCGCGTGATATCTCGGCGATGGTAAAAGAATTAAGTCGTTATCCCTTTAGTGCGATAACAGGTGTTCATACGTTATTCAACACGTTATTAAATCATGCAGCTTTTAAAAAACTTGATTTTTCTACATTGCGTTTCTCAGTCAGTGGTGGCATGCCAGGACAAAAAACACTCGCAGAGCAATGGCAGCGACTAACCGGTCAACACCTTAATGAAGGTTATGGCCTGACGGAATGTTCGCCATTGGTTACCAGTAACCCACACGACCTAAAAACGTATAGCGGGAGTGTCGGAATACCGGTGCCATCAACAGAGATCCGTTTACTCAATAGTAAGGGTAAGAGTGCTCTTCTCGGTGAACCAGGTGAATTATGGGTACGTGGACCCCAAGTTATGTTAGGTTACTGGCGACAATATGCCGCCACACAGCAAGTCTTACAAGATGGCTGGTTAGCAACCGGTGATATCGCGACTATGGATGATCAAGGTTTTTTGCGTATTGTGGATCGTAAAAAAGATATGATTTTGGTTTCAGGATTTAACGTTTATCCCAATGAAATCGAGAGAGTGGTTGCCATGCATCCGAAAGTGCTGGAATCGGCAGTAGTGGGTGTGCCTAATCACATTTCGGGTGAAAGAGTAAAAATTTTTGTGGTGCGAAAAGATAGCCGTTTGAGTAAAGATGAACTGCTTGCCCACTGTCGTCGTTACCTCACGGGTTATAAAGTACCGAGAATAGTAGTGTTTCGCGCCCAATTGCCGAAATCTAACTTAGGCAAAATACTCCGCAGGGAACTGCGTAATGAAAGAGAATGA
- the rnd gene encoding ribonuclease D produces MDYQLITSDSALQRICEQARTRKEVALDTEFIRTHTYYPQLGLMQLYDGENLSLIDPLVIREWQPFCQLLQDKNVVKFLHAGGEDIEVFLHFFNQLATPMIDSQILAAFTGHNLSCGLATLVKQYCGVELNKNASRTDWLMRPLSEEQCHYAAADVFHLLPLAKQLVAETVAAGWMEAVEYECLLLVHRRSQILDPALAYRKIARAWQLSIPELACLQKLAEWRLNEARERNLAVNFVIREERLWKVARYRPTSLGELNSLGLSRLEVHSHGKALLESVAQGNLAPEKLLLPLATTLFEQHNYKEAFKEIKKKVQLTSLTCGLNSELLASRRQINQLLKWHWQPKSTEQLPELITAWRAELLASPLQEILKKY; encoded by the coding sequence TTGGATTATCAATTGATCACGAGTGACAGTGCGTTGCAAAGAATTTGCGAGCAAGCTCGTACCCGTAAAGAAGTGGCACTGGATACAGAATTTATCAGAACACACACCTATTACCCGCAGTTAGGTTTGATGCAATTGTACGACGGTGAAAATCTGTCCCTTATCGATCCACTTGTTATCAGAGAATGGCAGCCCTTTTGTCAGCTGTTACAGGATAAAAATGTGGTGAAGTTTTTACATGCGGGAGGAGAAGATATTGAAGTCTTCTTACATTTCTTCAATCAGTTAGCGACTCCCATGATTGATAGCCAGATCCTGGCGGCTTTTACTGGACACAACCTGTCCTGTGGTCTTGCCACTTTAGTGAAGCAATATTGCGGTGTTGAATTGAATAAGAATGCATCGCGTACCGATTGGTTGATGCGCCCACTGAGTGAAGAACAATGTCATTATGCTGCTGCCGATGTATTTCACCTTTTGCCACTCGCGAAACAATTGGTTGCCGAAACAGTTGCTGCCGGTTGGATGGAAGCCGTTGAATATGAATGTTTATTACTTGTTCACCGTCGTAGTCAAATTCTGGATCCAGCACTGGCTTACCGTAAAATTGCTCGTGCCTGGCAATTATCGATCCCTGAGCTGGCCTGTTTACAAAAACTGGCTGAATGGCGTTTAAACGAAGCACGTGAACGCAATTTAGCGGTGAATTTTGTGATACGGGAGGAACGGTTGTGGAAGGTTGCACGTTATCGACCCACTTCTCTTGGGGAACTGAATTCACTGGGACTGAGCAGGTTGGAGGTCCATTCTCACGGGAAAGCTTTGTTGGAATCAGTCGCACAAGGCAATCTGGCACCAGAAAAACTGCTACTACCATTGGCAACCACTTTGTTTGAACAGCATAACTATAAAGAAGCTTTCAAAGAGATTAAGAAGAAAGTGCAATTGACTAGTCTGACTTGCGGACTAAACAGCGAGTTGTTGGCTTCACGTAGACAAATTAATCAACTATTAAAATGGCATTGGCAGCCAAAATCAACAGAGCAGCTGCCAGAACTCATCACTGCATGGCGTGCTGAGTTATTAGCCTCGCCGTTACAGGAAATACTCAAAAAATATTAG
- the minE gene encoding cell division topological specificity factor MinE: MALLDFFLSGKKPTANIAKERLQIIVAERRRGEQEPHYLPDLKRDVLAVICKYVQINPDMLQVQFEQKGDDISVLELNVTLPDMEETSK, encoded by the coding sequence ATGGCTTTATTAGACTTTTTTCTGTCAGGGAAAAAACCGACGGCCAATATCGCCAAGGAGCGGCTACAAATTATCGTTGCCGAGCGTCGTCGTGGCGAACAAGAACCTCATTATTTGCCCGATTTGAAACGTGATGTTCTGGCGGTAATCTGTAAATATGTGCAGATCAATCCTGACATGTTGCAAGTACAGTTTGAACAGAAAGGGGATGATATTTCGGTATTAGAACTGAATGTAACTTTACCGGATATGGAAGAAACATCAAAATGA
- the minD gene encoding septum site-determining protein MinD, which produces MARIIVVTSGKGGVGKTTSSAAIATGLAQQGKKTVVIDFDIGLRNLDLIMGCERRVVYDFVNVIQEDATLNQALIKDKRTENLYILPASQTRDKDALTKEGVEKVLTGLDEMNFEYVVCDSPAGIETGALMALYFADEAIITTNPEVSSVRDSDRILGILSSKSRRAERGEEPIKEHLLLTRYNPSRVSRGDMLSMEDVLDILRIPLLGVIPEDQSVLSASNQGEPVILNGGSNAGKAYADTVARLLGEKRNFRFIEEEKKGFLKRLFGG; this is translated from the coding sequence ATGGCACGTATCATTGTTGTTACATCGGGTAAGGGGGGTGTTGGCAAGACGACATCAAGTGCGGCCATCGCGACGGGTTTGGCTCAACAGGGTAAAAAAACAGTGGTCATAGATTTTGATATTGGCCTGCGTAACCTTGATTTGATTATGGGCTGTGAGCGGCGGGTGGTTTATGACTTTGTTAATGTGATTCAGGAGGATGCCACCTTAAATCAGGCATTAATCAAAGATAAACGCACAGAGAATCTATATATTTTACCTGCCTCACAAACCCGTGATAAAGATGCTCTGACTAAAGAAGGCGTCGAGAAAGTGTTAACGGGTCTTGATGAGATGAATTTTGAGTATGTTGTTTGTGATTCCCCTGCAGGGATTGAAACGGGGGCATTGATGGCACTGTATTTTGCCGATGAAGCGATTATCACGACCAACCCTGAGGTCTCCTCAGTACGTGATTCCGACCGCATTCTTGGTATTTTATCATCAAAATCGCGTCGTGCTGAGCGAGGTGAAGAGCCAATTAAAGAACACCTATTACTCACTCGCTATAATCCAAGTAGAGTTAGCCGTGGTGATATGCTGAGTATGGAGGATGTTCTTGACATATTGAGGATCCCACTGTTGGGCGTTATCCCGGAAGATCAGTCTGTTTTGAGCGCTTCCAATCAAGGCGAACCCGTGATCCTAAATGGGGGATCCAATGCCGGTAAAGCGTATGCTGATACTGTCGCTCGCTTATTAGGAGAAAAGCGCAACTTCCGTTTCATTGAAGAAGAAAAAAAAGGGTTTCTAAAACGCCTTTTTGGAGGATAA